A window from Methylococcus mesophilus encodes these proteins:
- a CDS encoding glycosyltransferase — MKVLHVEGGRNLYGGARQVLYLLEGLKRRGIDNVLVCPAGSELAREAAAHAEVRAIPMAGDLDFRLIGRLYRIIGEVQPDLVHLHSRIGADVMGGIATRLAGVPVVHSRRQDNPEMRWAVAVKYRLHDRVVAISEGIGQVLASEGMPASKLRCVRSAIDPEPFRRTGDRAWFRAEFGLPENCTAIGVIAQLIERKGHRFLLEAFPELAERYPGLHVLVFGKGPLESSLIETVRHLGLADRIHFPGFRDDLPRILPCLDLVVHPALREGLGISLLQAAAAGVPIVASRAGGIPEAVRDGENGLLVPPGDAAALAAAIRRLLDDPELARDMGKRGQALIDREFSVDGMVEGNLAVYRELLAEKHAALS, encoded by the coding sequence ATGAAGGTGCTGCACGTCGAAGGCGGCAGAAACCTCTACGGCGGCGCCCGCCAGGTGCTGTACCTGCTGGAAGGGCTCAAGCGGCGCGGGATCGACAACGTGCTGGTCTGCCCGGCGGGCAGCGAACTCGCCCGGGAGGCCGCTGCCCATGCCGAGGTGCGCGCCATCCCGATGGCGGGCGACCTCGATTTCCGCCTCATCGGCCGGCTGTACCGCATCATCGGGGAGGTCCAACCCGACCTCGTACACCTGCACAGCCGGATCGGGGCGGATGTCATGGGCGGCATCGCCACCCGTCTGGCCGGCGTGCCGGTGGTACATTCCCGGCGCCAGGACAATCCCGAGATGCGATGGGCCGTCGCCGTGAAATACCGTCTTCATGACCGTGTGGTCGCGATTTCCGAAGGCATCGGGCAGGTACTGGCCTCGGAAGGCATGCCCGCGTCCAAGCTGCGCTGCGTGCGTAGCGCAATAGATCCCGAACCCTTCCGCCGGACCGGCGACCGCGCCTGGTTCCGCGCCGAATTCGGGCTGCCCGAGAACTGCACGGCGATCGGCGTGATCGCCCAGCTCATCGAACGCAAGGGACATCGCTTTCTGCTCGAAGCCTTCCCCGAACTGGCCGAACGGTACCCCGGCCTCCACGTCCTCGTATTCGGCAAGGGTCCGCTGGAATCCTCCCTGATCGAAACCGTACGCCACCTCGGCTTGGCGGATCGCATCCATTTCCCCGGATTCCGGGACGATCTGCCGCGTATCCTGCCCTGCCTGGACCTGGTGGTGCATCCGGCCCTGCGCGAAGGCTTGGGCATCTCGCTGCTGCAGGCCGCCGCGGCCGGCGTCCCCATCGTCGCCTCGCGTGCCGGAGGGATTCCGGAAGCCGTGCGCGACGGCGAAAACGGTCTGCTGGTCCCGCCGGGCGATGCCGCGGCCCTGGCTGCTGCCATCCGCCGCCTGCTCGACGACCCGGAACTGGCGAGGGACATGGGCAAGCGCGGACAGGCGCTGATCGACCGCGAGTTCTCGGTCGACGGCATGGTCGAAGGCAATCTGGCGGTCTACCGGGAACTGCTGGCGGAAAAACACGCCGCGCTCAGCTGA
- a CDS encoding DegT/DnrJ/EryC1/StrS family aminotransferase → MNKQTSPALRDDFLVFGAPTISRAEIDEVVACLESGWIGTGPRVARFESDFARYKGVPEQRVAAVNSCTAALHLSLLALGLEPGDEVITTPLTFCATVNAILHAGLKPVLADVDPATLNLDPQAVEAAVGERTRAILPVHFAGHPCDMAAQGEIAARHGLRMVEDCAHAIETEFRGRPAGSFGDFACFSFYVTKNVVTGEGGMVIGKNADSVGRVKTLALHGMSRDAWKRFGDEGFKHYQVVECGFKYNMMDLQAAIGIHQLARVEESWRRRREIWARYQAAFADLPVTRPAEAAPDCRHAYHLYTLLIDEKETGVSRDAFLDAMTARRVGVGVHYLSLPEHPYYREALGWRPEDFPHAQRIGRQTVSLPLSPGLSDSDVAYVIDAVRAIVLR, encoded by the coding sequence ATGAACAAGCAGACCAGCCCGGCGCTCAGGGACGATTTCCTGGTTTTCGGCGCGCCCACCATTTCCCGCGCGGAGATCGACGAAGTCGTCGCCTGCCTCGAATCCGGGTGGATCGGGACGGGGCCGCGGGTGGCCCGGTTCGAGTCGGATTTTGCCCGCTACAAGGGCGTGCCGGAACAGCGCGTCGCCGCCGTGAATTCCTGCACCGCGGCCTTGCACCTGAGCCTCCTGGCGCTGGGTCTGGAGCCGGGGGACGAGGTCATCACCACGCCGCTGACGTTCTGTGCCACCGTCAACGCCATTCTTCATGCCGGGCTCAAGCCGGTGCTGGCGGACGTCGATCCTGCGACGCTGAACCTCGATCCGCAGGCGGTGGAGGCCGCCGTCGGCGAGCGGACGCGGGCGATTCTGCCGGTGCATTTCGCCGGCCATCCCTGCGACATGGCCGCCCAGGGCGAAATAGCCGCCCGCCACGGCCTGCGCATGGTCGAGGACTGCGCCCACGCCATCGAAACCGAATTCCGCGGGCGGCCCGCCGGTAGCTTCGGGGATTTCGCCTGTTTCAGCTTCTACGTGACCAAGAACGTCGTCACCGGCGAAGGCGGTATGGTGATCGGCAAGAACGCCGACAGCGTCGGCCGGGTCAAGACCCTGGCGCTGCACGGCATGAGCCGGGACGCCTGGAAGCGCTTCGGCGACGAGGGTTTCAAGCATTACCAGGTCGTCGAATGCGGGTTCAAATACAACATGATGGATCTGCAGGCCGCGATCGGCATCCATCAGCTCGCCCGGGTGGAGGAGAGCTGGCGCCGCCGCCGCGAGATCTGGGCGCGCTACCAGGCCGCCTTCGCCGACCTGCCGGTGACCCGGCCGGCCGAGGCGGCGCCGGATTGCCGCCACGCCTACCATCTGTACACGCTGCTGATCGACGAAAAGGAAACCGGCGTGAGCCGCGATGCCTTCCTGGATGCGATGACGGCGCGCAGGGTCGGGGTCGGCGTCCATTATCTCAGCCTGCCGGAGCACCCGTACTACCGCGAGGCGTTGGGCTGGCGGCCGGAGGACTTTCCCCACGCGCAGCGTATCGGCCGCCAGACCGTGAGCCTGCCGCTGTCGCCCGGTTTGAGCGACAGCGACGTCGCCTACGTCATCGACGCCGTCCGCGCCATCGTACTGCGCTGA
- a CDS encoding glycosyltransferase yields MTDKPLKVLHYSPVWLPLTETWLYSQVRHLPASIANHIVCRSVKNLHQFEVPNIHCLKRESPSGYLLHRALFLAGFREGFSFFDKTAARIRPDLVHSHFGNNGWTVHKAVRRLDIPHVVTFYGQDVSRMPEVNPVWRERYREMFADGGTFYLCEGHAMAKALAGLGCPAERIQVQHLGVPVETIRYQPRAWSPGTPLKVLIAASFHERKGIPYALEALARLNREVPVEITVIGDAGASEESREEKRKIMEVIERMDLGPVTRMLGFQPHEVFWREAYANHVFLSPSITGSDGDTEGGAPVAIIELAASGMPIVSSRHCDIPEIVLDGQTGWLAGERDVDGLLDCLHQCLAAASGWDGILAAGRRRIETEYDAATQGRRLAAIYQQLVGAGH; encoded by the coding sequence ATGACAGATAAGCCGCTCAAGGTCCTTCATTACTCGCCGGTCTGGCTGCCGCTGACAGAAACCTGGCTGTACAGCCAGGTCCGCCACCTGCCGGCCTCGATCGCAAACCACATCGTCTGCCGCAGCGTCAAGAACCTGCACCAGTTCGAGGTACCCAACATCCATTGCCTCAAACGGGAAAGCCCGTCTGGTTATCTGCTGCACCGCGCCCTGTTCCTGGCAGGGTTCCGGGAAGGATTCAGCTTTTTCGACAAGACCGCCGCCCGCATCCGGCCCGACCTCGTCCACTCCCATTTCGGCAACAACGGCTGGACCGTGCACAAGGCCGTGCGGCGCCTAGACATACCTCATGTCGTGACTTTCTACGGCCAGGACGTGTCGCGGATGCCGGAGGTCAATCCGGTCTGGCGCGAGCGCTACCGGGAGATGTTCGCCGACGGGGGGACGTTCTATCTATGCGAAGGCCACGCCATGGCCAAGGCCCTGGCCGGCCTTGGCTGCCCCGCGGAACGCATCCAAGTGCAGCATCTCGGCGTGCCGGTGGAGACGATCCGCTACCAGCCCAGGGCCTGGAGTCCGGGTACACCGTTGAAAGTACTGATCGCCGCGAGTTTCCACGAACGCAAGGGCATTCCCTATGCGCTGGAAGCGCTGGCCCGGCTGAATCGCGAGGTGCCGGTGGAAATCACGGTGATCGGCGATGCCGGCGCCTCGGAGGAAAGCCGGGAGGAAAAGCGGAAGATCATGGAAGTGATCGAGCGGATGGATCTCGGACCGGTCACGCGGATGCTGGGGTTCCAGCCGCACGAGGTGTTCTGGCGCGAAGCCTACGCCAACCACGTCTTCCTCTCGCCCAGCATCACCGGCAGTGACGGGGATACCGAAGGCGGTGCGCCGGTCGCCATCATCGAGTTGGCGGCGAGCGGCATGCCCATCGTCAGCAGCAGGCATTGCGACATCCCTGAGATCGTGCTGGACGGCCAGACCGGCTGGCTGGCCGGGGAGCGCGATGTAGACGGCCTGCTGGACTGCCTGCACCAGTGTCTCGCCGCGGCGTCCGGATGGGATGGCATCCTCGCCGCGGGAAGGCGGCGCATCGAGACGGAATACGATGCGGCGACACAGGGGCGGCGTCTGGCGGCGATTTATCAGCAGCTTGTTGGCGCGGGACACTGA
- the pstB gene encoding phosphate ABC transporter ATP-binding protein PstB, giving the protein MYKASVRVSGALYPHDPAAAAGDAVITSPRIACRHLNVYYGAKHAIRNLTLDIGRNEVLALIGPSGCGKTTFLRCLNRMNDSIEGCRVTGEIHIDGRNVCHGGIDVVPLRAMVGMVFQKPNPFPKSIYDNIAFGPRLHGLASSRAELDRIVESSLRRAGLWDEVKDGLDQMGTSLSGGQQQRLCIARAISVNPEVILMDEPCSALDPFATAAIEQLIDELRELYTIVIVTHSLSQAARVAQRVAYFHLGCLIEVGATDAIFQNPRHKLTEDYITGRFG; this is encoded by the coding sequence TTGTACAAGGCATCAGTCCGTGTTTCGGGCGCCCTCTATCCTCACGACCCTGCTGCTGCCGCAGGGGATGCTGTCATCACAAGTCCGCGCATTGCCTGCCGCCACCTCAATGTCTACTACGGCGCGAAACATGCCATTCGAAATCTCACCCTGGACATCGGCCGGAACGAGGTCCTGGCGCTGATAGGCCCATCGGGGTGTGGCAAGACTACGTTCCTGCGCTGTTTGAACCGGATGAACGACTCCATCGAAGGGTGCCGGGTGACCGGAGAAATCCATATCGACGGACGAAACGTCTGTCACGGCGGAATCGATGTCGTGCCTCTGCGGGCAATGGTAGGAATGGTATTTCAAAAACCGAATCCGTTTCCCAAGAGTATCTACGACAATATCGCTTTCGGACCTCGCCTCCACGGTTTGGCGAGCAGCCGCGCAGAACTGGATCGGATCGTCGAATCGTCGTTGCGGCGGGCTGGTTTGTGGGATGAAGTCAAGGATGGGCTCGATCAGATGGGAACCAGTCTGTCCGGAGGCCAGCAGCAACGCCTCTGCATCGCACGGGCGATCTCGGTGAACCCTGAGGTCATTCTGATGGATGAGCCCTGCTCCGCCCTGGATCCATTCGCAACGGCGGCCATCGAACAGCTCATCGACGAACTGCGGGAGCTGTACACCATCGTCATCGTGACTCATTCGCTATCCCAGGCGGCGCGGGTGGCGCAGCGTGTTGCCTATTTCCATCTCGGCTGCCTCATCGAAGTGGGCGCCACCGACGCAATATTCCAGAATCCGCGCCATAAACTGACGGAGGATTACATCACCGGGCGTTTCGGCTGA
- a CDS encoding tyrosine-type recombinase/integrase, which translates to MLAYRGGHDTENVRWSLRQLYPHFTGMVLEEMRGLDVRAYIQKREQDGVKPATINKEIGVLSAALNWAREELEWDVPNPAKGRRLKEADGRLRWLSRAEAEALIRAAGDARQAPHLVDFIRLGLNTGMRPGEMLALDWARVDLPRGLIYLGKRNQKNRKVGSIPLNQEARSTLIQRARFRATHCPASQWVFCDKEGNRIASIRKGFGIAVRKAGLIDVHPHDLRRTCGSWLVQSGQSIHAVSDLLRHSDIRVTHEHYAHLAPENLRDAVSVLDEYRSRFRHGNRSVTAEK; encoded by the coding sequence ATGCTGGCGTACAGGGGCGGCCACGATACCGAAAACGTGCGCTGGAGCCTGAGGCAGCTGTACCCGCATTTCACCGGCATGGTCCTGGAGGAAATGCGGGGACTCGATGTCCGGGCTTACATCCAGAAACGCGAACAGGATGGCGTGAAGCCGGCTACCATCAACAAGGAAATCGGCGTCTTGAGCGCCGCCCTCAACTGGGCACGGGAAGAACTGGAATGGGACGTTCCCAACCCGGCCAAGGGACGGCGGCTCAAGGAGGCGGATGGCCGCCTGCGATGGTTGAGCCGAGCCGAAGCGGAAGCGCTGATTCGCGCTGCGGGGGATGCCAGGCAGGCTCCGCATCTGGTGGATTTCATTCGGCTGGGCCTCAACACAGGCATGAGGCCTGGTGAGATGCTGGCGCTGGACTGGGCCCGGGTGGATCTGCCCCGGGGACTCATCTACCTCGGCAAGCGGAATCAGAAGAACCGGAAGGTCGGCAGCATTCCGCTTAATCAGGAAGCGAGGTCGACACTGATTCAGCGGGCGCGGTTCAGGGCCACGCACTGCCCTGCAAGCCAGTGGGTCTTCTGCGATAAGGAAGGGAACCGCATCGCCAGCATCCGCAAGGGGTTCGGAATAGCGGTCAGGAAGGCTGGCTTGATCGACGTGCATCCGCATGATCTACGACGGACGTGCGGAAGCTGGCTCGTCCAGTCCGGGCAGTCCATTCATGCGGTATCGGATCTGCTACGGCATTCTGACATCCGGGTGACGCATGAGCATTATGCTCACCTCGCGCCGGAAAACCTGCGGGATGCCGTCAGTGTACTCGATGAGTATCGGTCACGATTTCGTCACGGCAACAGAAGCGTGACAGCCGAAAAATAA
- a CDS encoding helix-turn-helix domain-containing protein — translation MAILWSFDETARQLGNVSIRTVRRMIDRGELPTVRIGRRRMIPAEYVHAYVAEQIDLAHNFSRAGNVRQEKRTWLNEARGSTGAPIHKRGGQATPTAAAIELAAVLGLQTGKKPKHS, via the coding sequence ATGGCAATCCTCTGGTCTTTCGATGAAACCGCCCGGCAGCTCGGGAACGTATCCATCCGCACGGTACGCAGGATGATCGATCGCGGAGAGTTGCCGACCGTTCGGATCGGCCGCCGGCGGATGATCCCGGCCGAATATGTCCACGCCTACGTGGCGGAACAAATCGACCTTGCGCATAATTTCAGCCGCGCGGGCAATGTGCGACAGGAGAAACGTACATGGCTAAACGAAGCACGGGGCTCTACAGGCGCCCCGATTCACAAACGTGGTGGGCAAGCTACACCGACGGCTGCGGCGATAGAACTCGCCGCAGTACTGGGACTACAGACCGGAAAGAAGCCGAAGCACTCCTAG